A window from Pseudomonas campi encodes these proteins:
- a CDS encoding tRNA-(ms[2]io[6]A)-hydroxylase → MIFPEIHDFLGCVTPDAWVRAALADQEILLIDHKNCEFKAASTALSLMAKYSSHVDLLNAMSRLAREELVHHEQVLRIMKRRKIGLRPVSAARYASGLRALVRTHEPHKLVDTLVVGAFIEARSCERFAALVPHLDEELGKFYGGLLKSEARHFQGYLKLAYQYGEEADVTRTVERVRAAECELIESPDSEFRFHSGVPLDC, encoded by the coding sequence ATGATTTTTCCCGAGATTCATGACTTTCTCGGCTGTGTTACGCCGGATGCCTGGGTGCGTGCGGCGCTGGCTGATCAGGAGATCCTGCTGATCGATCACAAGAACTGCGAGTTCAAGGCGGCTTCCACGGCGCTCAGCCTGATGGCCAAGTACAGCTCCCATGTCGATTTGCTCAACGCCATGTCGCGCCTGGCGCGCGAGGAGTTGGTGCATCACGAGCAGGTGCTGCGCATCATGAAGCGGCGCAAGATCGGCCTGCGCCCGGTTTCGGCGGCACGCTATGCCTCAGGCCTGCGCGCCTTGGTGCGCACCCATGAGCCGCACAAGCTGGTGGATACCCTGGTGGTGGGGGCGTTTATCGAGGCGCGCTCCTGTGAGCGGTTTGCGGCCCTGGTGCCGCATCTCGATGAAGAGCTGGGCAAGTTCTATGGCGGTTTGCTGAAGTCCGAGGCGCGGCACTTTCAGGGCTATCTGAAGCTGGCCTATCAGTACGGCGAGGAGGCGGATGTGACTCGTACGGTGGAGCGGGTGAGGGCGGCTGAGTGCGAACTGATCGAGTCGCCGGATAGCGAGTTCCGTTTTCACAGCGGAGTACCGCTCGACTGCTAG
- the rluC gene encoding 23S rRNA pseudouridine(955/2504/2580) synthase RluC gives MTTPASPTSGVQLLEVAPDHAGQRIDNFLLARLKGVPKTLIYRILRKGEVRVNKGRIKPEYKLQAGDIVRVPPLRLPERDEPVPLAQGLLERLEAAIVYEDKALIVLNKPTGIAVHGGSGLNYGVIEAFRQLRPDAKDIELVHRLDRDTSGLLMIAKKRSMLRHLHEALRGDGVDKRYMALVRGSWPTAKKKISAPLLKSNLRSGERMVEVNPEGKEALTVFRVLRRFGEFATLVEASPITGRTHQIRVHAQYAGHSIAGDPKYGDDDFSHEVRDLGGKRLFLHAYALKITLPEGQVLEVEAPVDEMWVRTLERLGA, from the coding sequence ATGACTACTCCTGCCTCTCCAACCTCCGGCGTCCAGCTGCTTGAGGTTGCGCCGGATCATGCCGGCCAACGAATCGATAATTTCCTGCTCGCCCGCCTCAAAGGTGTGCCGAAGACGCTTATCTACCGCATTCTGCGCAAAGGCGAAGTGCGGGTTAATAAAGGTCGGATCAAGCCCGAATACAAGTTGCAGGCTGGCGATATCGTGCGGGTTCCACCGCTGCGTTTGCCTGAGCGTGACGAGCCAGTGCCGCTTGCTCAGGGGTTGCTTGAGCGCCTGGAGGCGGCCATCGTCTATGAGGACAAGGCGCTGATCGTGCTGAATAAGCCGACCGGGATTGCCGTGCATGGTGGTAGTGGCCTGAATTACGGGGTCATCGAAGCTTTTCGTCAGTTGCGCCCGGACGCCAAGGATATTGAGCTGGTCCATCGCCTGGATCGCGACACCTCTGGTCTGCTGATGATTGCCAAGAAGCGCAGCATGTTGCGTCACCTGCACGAGGCCTTGCGTGGTGATGGTGTCGACAAGCGCTACATGGCGCTGGTGCGTGGCAGTTGGCCGACGGCAAAGAAGAAGATCAGCGCGCCGCTGCTGAAGAGCAACTTGCGTTCGGGTGAACGCATGGTCGAGGTCAATCCTGAGGGTAAGGAGGCTTTGACCGTATTCCGCGTGCTGCGCCGCTTCGGCGAGTTCGCCACGCTGGTCGAGGCCAGTCCAATTACCGGGCGCACCCACCAGATTCGCGTGCATGCCCAGTATGCCGGGCATTCGATTGCTGGTGACCCCAAGTACGGCGACGACGACTTTTCCCACGAAGTGCGCGACCTGGGTGGCAAGCGCCTGTTCCTGCATGCCTATGCACTGAAGATCACCCTGCCGGAAGGGCAGGTGCTTGAGGTGGAGGCGCCCGTCGATGAAATGTGGGTGCGTACCCTGGAGCGGCTCGGTGCGTGA
- a CDS encoding universal stress protein, which translates to MQAIRSILVVMDPQQAECLALKRAKLIAGVTQSHLHLLICDKKQEHAAHLENIQASLLKEGYSVSSQQAWHENSYQTIITVQQAEGCGLVIKQHFPDNPLKKAILTPDDWKLLRYCPGPVLMVKTDTPWTGGIILAAVDVGNSDAAHRTLHSGIVSHGYDIATLAKGTLHVISAHPSPMLSAADPTFQLKETIEARYREQCKAFQAEFDVSNDRLHVEEGPADVLIPYTAEKLKAVVTVIGTVARTGLSGALIGNTAEVVLDTLESDVLVLKPDEIIAHLEELVAQH; encoded by the coding sequence ATGCAAGCTATTCGCAGCATTCTGGTAGTCATGGATCCACAACAGGCCGAGTGCCTGGCACTGAAACGCGCCAAACTGATTGCCGGGGTCACGCAATCCCACCTGCACCTGCTGATCTGCGACAAGAAGCAGGAGCATGCAGCCCATCTCGAAAACATCCAGGCCAGCCTGCTCAAGGAAGGCTACAGCGTCAGCAGCCAGCAGGCCTGGCACGAAAACAGCTACCAGACCATCATCACCGTGCAGCAGGCCGAAGGCTGCGGCCTGGTGATCAAGCAGCACTTCCCGGACAACCCGCTGAAAAAAGCCATCCTCACCCCGGACGACTGGAAACTGCTGCGCTACTGCCCCGGCCCGGTACTGATGGTCAAGACCGACACTCCCTGGACCGGCGGCATCATCCTCGCCGCAGTGGACGTGGGCAACAGCGATGCCGCACACCGCACCCTGCATTCGGGCATTGTCAGCCACGGCTACGACATCGCCACCCTGGCCAAAGGTACGCTGCATGTGATCAGCGCACACCCCTCGCCCATGCTCTCGGCCGCCGACCCGACCTTCCAGCTCAAGGAAACCATCGAAGCGCGCTACCGCGAGCAGTGCAAGGCCTTCCAGGCCGAGTTCGACGTGAGCAATGACCGCCTGCATGTCGAGGAAGGCCCAGCCGACGTACTGATCCCCTACACCGCCGAGAAGCTCAAGGCAGTGGTCACAGTGATCGGCACCGTGGCGCGCACCGGCCTATCGGGCGCCCTGATCGGCAATACTGCGGAAGTGGTGCTGGATACCCTGGAAAGCGATGTGCTGGTACTCAAGCCGGACGAAATCATCGCCCACCTGGAAGAGCTGGTCGCCCAGCACTAG
- the sppA gene encoding signal peptide peptidase SppA, whose protein sequence is MSDEWKASAAAGGDDKSWKLLEKTLLAGVQEQRRARRWGIFFKALTFIYLFGALALFIPKLDLQQSAGVGKEHTALIEVRGMIMADEEASADNVVSSLRAAFEDTKTKGIVLRINSPGGSPVQSGYIYDEIKRLRGEYPDTKVYAVISDLGASGAYYIASAADQIYADKASLVGSIGVTAATFGFVGVMEKVGVDRRVYTSGEHKAFLDPFQPQKAEETQFWQGVLETTHKQFIESVKKGRGERLKTAEHPELFSGLIWSGEQALELGLVDALGSSSFVAREVIKAKDLVDYTREETPFDRFAKKLGASVAERLAIVMGFQGASLR, encoded by the coding sequence ATGTCGGATGAATGGAAAGCATCGGCCGCCGCTGGTGGTGACGATAAAAGCTGGAAGTTGCTGGAGAAAACCCTGCTGGCCGGTGTGCAGGAGCAGCGTCGTGCGCGGCGCTGGGGGATTTTCTTCAAGGCACTGACCTTTATTTACCTGTTCGGTGCGCTGGCACTGTTTATTCCCAAGCTGGATCTGCAGCAGAGTGCGGGGGTTGGCAAGGAACACACCGCGCTGATCGAGGTGCGCGGGATGATCATGGCGGATGAGGAGGCCAGTGCCGACAATGTGGTCAGCAGTCTGCGTGCCGCCTTCGAGGATACAAAGACCAAGGGCATCGTGCTGCGCATCAACAGTCCGGGCGGTAGTCCGGTGCAGTCCGGCTATATCTACGACGAGATCAAGCGCCTGCGTGGCGAGTATCCGGATACCAAGGTGTATGCGGTGATCAGCGATCTGGGGGCTTCCGGCGCCTATTACATTGCCAGTGCTGCCGATCAGATCTATGCCGACAAGGCCAGTCTGGTGGGCTCCATTGGCGTTACGGCGGCCACTTTCGGTTTTGTCGGGGTAATGGAGAAGGTTGGTGTGGATCGTCGCGTCTATACCTCGGGTGAGCACAAGGCTTTCCTCGATCCGTTCCAGCCGCAGAAGGCCGAGGAAACCCAGTTCTGGCAGGGTGTGCTGGAAACCACGCACAAGCAGTTTATCGAGAGCGTGAAGAAGGGTCGTGGTGAGCGCCTGAAAACAGCGGAGCATCCGGAGCTGTTCTCCGGGTTGATCTGGTCGGGTGAGCAGGCGCTTGAGCTGGGGCTGGTCGACGCGCTGGGTAGCAGTAGTTTCGTCGCGCGCGAAGTGATCAAAGCGAAAGACCTGGTCGATTACACCCGTGAGGAGACTCCGTTCGATCGCTTTGCCAAGAAGCTGGGTGCCAGCGTGGCGGAGCGTCTGGCCATCGTAATGGGCTTCCAGGGGGCGTCTCTGCGCTGA
- a CDS encoding DUF1289 domain-containing protein, with protein MSNQRIKTPCVGLCSTVYGDLVCRGCKRFHHEVVNWNLYAEDEKRAVWRRLEILLVQVMQGKLEVFDPQRLRAQLEQHQVRFVPDQSVYCWAYQLIARGSRVINRLDAYGVVLMPEFRDWALPELREAIDREFFLLSEAHYERYIAPRFLLEGMEIRV; from the coding sequence ATGTCCAATCAGCGCATCAAGACGCCCTGCGTCGGCCTCTGTTCCACGGTTTACGGTGACCTCGTGTGCCGCGGCTGCAAGCGCTTCCATCATGAGGTGGTGAACTGGAACCTGTACGCCGAGGATGAGAAACGCGCCGTCTGGCGCCGCCTGGAGATCCTTCTGGTGCAGGTGATGCAGGGCAAGCTGGAGGTTTTCGATCCCCAGCGCCTGCGCGCGCAGCTGGAACAGCATCAGGTGCGCTTCGTTCCGGATCAGTCGGTCTACTGCTGGGCCTATCAGCTGATTGCCCGGGGCTCGCGGGTGATCAACCGGCTGGATGCCTATGGCGTGGTGCTGATGCCGGAATTTCGTGACTGGGCGCTGCCAGAGCTGCGCGAGGCCATCGATCGGGAGTTCTTTCTGCTTTCCGAGGCGCATTACGAGCGCTACATCGCCCCCAGGTTTCTCCTCGAAGGCATGGAAATCCGCGTCTGA
- the acnB gene encoding bifunctional aconitate hydratase 2/2-methylisocitrate dehydratase, giving the protein MLEAYRNHVAERAAQGIVPQPLNAEQTAGLVELLKNPPAGEEAFLVDLITNRVPAGVDEAAYVKAGFLSALAKGEVSSPLLSKTRAVELLGTMQGGYNITTMVELLDDAELSAVAAEQLKHTLLMFDAFHDVAEKAKAGNANAKAVLASWAEGEWFQNRPAVPEKVTLTVFKVTGETNTDDLSPAPDAWSRPDIPLHALAMLKMARDGINPDAPGTVGPIKQMEALKAKGFPVAYVGDVVGTGSSRKSATNSVLWFFGDDIPNVPNKRAGGFCFGTKIAPIFYNTMEDAGALPIEFDCSNLAMGDVIDVYPIKGEVRRHGSDELVTSFQLKTDVLLDEVRAGGRIPLIVGRGLTEKARAELGLAPSTLFKKPESPVDSGKGFTLAQKMVGRACGLAEGKGVRPGTYCEPKMTTVGSQDTTGPMTRDELKDLACLGFSADLVMQSFCHTAAYPKPIDVTTHHTLPDFIMTRGGVSLRPGDGIIHSWLNRMLLPDTVGTGGDSHTRFPMGISFPAGSGLVAFAAATGVMPLDMPESVLVRFKGKLQPGITLRDLVHAIPYYAIKAGLLTVEKKGKINAFSGRILEIEGLDELTVEQAFELSDASAERSAAGCTIKLPEKAIAEYLRSNITMLRWMIGEGYGDARTLERRAKAMEAWLANPQLLEADKDAEYAEIIEIDLADVKEPVLCAPNDPDDARLLSTVAGEKIDEVFIGSCMTNIGHFRAAGKLLDKVKGGLPTRLWLAPPTKMDAHQLTEEGYYGIYGKAGARMEMPGCSLCMGNQARVQTGSTVVSTSTRNFPNRLGDATNVYLASAELAAVASITGKLPTVEEYMAYAADIDSMAADVYRYLSFDQIAEFREAAANAKIPAIQV; this is encoded by the coding sequence GTGCTTGAAGCCTATCGCAACCACGTAGCAGAGCGTGCCGCTCAGGGTATCGTGCCCCAGCCGCTAAACGCCGAACAAACCGCAGGCCTGGTCGAGCTGCTGAAGAATCCTCCGGCCGGCGAAGAAGCCTTCCTGGTCGACCTGATCACCAACCGCGTACCTGCTGGCGTGGACGAAGCTGCCTACGTCAAGGCCGGTTTCCTCTCTGCCCTGGCCAAGGGCGAAGTCAGCTCCCCGCTGCTGAGCAAGACCCGCGCCGTCGAGCTGCTGGGCACTATGCAAGGTGGCTACAACATCACCACCATGGTTGAGCTGCTGGACGACGCCGAGCTGTCCGCCGTTGCCGCCGAGCAACTGAAGCACACCCTGCTGATGTTCGACGCCTTCCACGACGTCGCCGAAAAAGCCAAGGCCGGCAATGCCAACGCCAAAGCCGTGCTGGCCTCCTGGGCCGAAGGCGAGTGGTTCCAGAACCGCCCTGCCGTTCCGGAAAAAGTCACCCTGACCGTGTTCAAGGTCACCGGCGAAACCAACACCGACGACCTGTCGCCGGCTCCGGACGCCTGGTCCCGCCCGGACATCCCGCTGCACGCCCTGGCCATGCTGAAAATGGCCCGCGACGGCATCAACCCGGACGCTCCGGGCACCGTTGGTCCGATCAAGCAGATGGAAGCCCTGAAAGCCAAAGGCTTCCCAGTTGCCTACGTCGGTGACGTGGTCGGTACCGGTTCTTCCCGTAAATCCGCTACCAACTCGGTACTGTGGTTCTTCGGCGACGACATCCCCAACGTGCCGAACAAGCGCGCTGGCGGTTTCTGCTTCGGCACCAAGATCGCTCCGATCTTCTACAACACCATGGAAGACGCCGGTGCCCTGCCGATCGAATTCGATTGCAGCAACCTGGCCATGGGCGACGTCATCGACGTGTACCCGATCAAAGGCGAAGTGCGCCGCCATGGCAGCGACGAGCTGGTCACCAGCTTCCAGCTGAAGACTGACGTACTGCTCGACGAAGTTCGCGCCGGCGGCCGTATTCCGCTGATCGTCGGCCGTGGCCTGACCGAGAAAGCCCGCGCCGAGCTGGGTCTGGCTCCGTCCACCCTGTTCAAGAAGCCGGAATCCCCGGTTGATAGCGGCAAGGGCTTCACCCTGGCGCAGAAGATGGTTGGCCGCGCCTGCGGTCTGGCGGAAGGCAAAGGCGTCCGTCCGGGCACCTACTGCGAACCGAAGATGACCACCGTCGGCTCCCAGGACACCACTGGCCCGATGACCCGCGACGAGCTGAAAGACCTGGCGTGCCTGGGCTTCTCCGCTGACCTGGTGATGCAGTCCTTCTGCCACACCGCGGCCTATCCGAAGCCGATCGACGTCACCACCCACCACACCCTGCCGGACTTCATCATGACCCGCGGCGGCGTGTCCCTGCGTCCGGGCGACGGCATCATCCACAGCTGGCTGAACCGCATGCTGCTGCCGGACACCGTCGGTACCGGTGGCGACTCGCACACCCGCTTCCCGATGGGCATCTCCTTCCCGGCCGGTTCCGGCCTGGTCGCCTTCGCCGCTGCCACCGGTGTGATGCCGCTGGACATGCCGGAGTCGGTACTGGTGCGCTTCAAGGGCAAGCTGCAACCGGGCATTACCCTGCGTGACCTGGTCCATGCCATCCCTTACTACGCAATCAAGGCTGGCCTGCTGACCGTCGAGAAGAAGGGCAAGATCAACGCCTTCTCCGGCCGCATCCTCGAGATCGAAGGTCTGGACGAGCTGACCGTTGAACAGGCTTTCGAGCTGTCCGACGCCTCGGCCGAACGTTCCGCTGCAGGTTGCACCATCAAGCTGCCGGAAAAGGCCATCGCCGAGTACCTGCGCTCCAACATCACCATGCTGCGCTGGATGATCGGCGAAGGTTACGGCGATGCCCGTACCCTGGAACGTCGTGCCAAAGCCATGGAAGCCTGGCTGGCCAACCCGCAACTGCTGGAAGCCGACAAGGACGCCGAATACGCCGAGATCATCGAGATCGACCTGGCCGACGTCAAAGAGCCTGTGCTCTGCGCGCCGAACGACCCGGACGACGCCCGTCTGCTGTCCACCGTCGCCGGTGAGAAGATCGACGAAGTGTTCATCGGTTCGTGCATGACCAACATCGGTCACTTCCGCGCCGCCGGCAAACTGCTGGACAAGGTCAAAGGTGGCCTGCCAACCCGTCTGTGGCTGGCACCGCCAACCAAGATGGACGCCCACCAGCTGACCGAAGAAGGCTACTACGGCATCTACGGCAAGGCTGGCGCACGCATGGAAATGCCGGGCTGCTCGCTGTGCATGGGTAACCAGGCACGCGTACAGACCGGTTCGACCGTGGTTTCCACTTCGACCCGTAACTTCCCGAACCGCCTGGGTGACGCGACCAACGTGTACCTGGCCTCTGCCGAACTGGCAGCGGTGGCCTCGATCACCGGCAAACTGCCGACCGTCGAGGAGTACATGGCGTACGCGGCTGACATCGACAGCATGGCTGCCGACGTTTACCGCTACCTGAGCTTCGATCAGATCGCCGAGTTCCGCGAAGCCGCTGCCAACGCCAAGATCCCTGCTATTCAGGTCTAA
- the rne gene encoding ribonuclease E, translated as MKRMLINATQPEELRVALVDGQKLYDLDIESGAREQKKANIYKGRITRVEPSLEAAFVDFGAERHGFLPLKEISREYFSKSPEGGRVNIKEVLKEGQEVIVQVEKEERGNKGAALTTFISLAGRYLVLMPNNPRAGGISRRIEGEERNELREALNGLDAPGDMGLIVRTAGLGRSSDELQLDLDYLVQLWTAIKEASLDRAAPFLIYQESNVIIRAIRDYLRQDIGEVLVDSVEAQEEALSFIQQVMPQYASKIKLYEDSVPLFNRFQIESQIETAFQREVKLPSGGSIVIDPTEALVSIDINSARATKGGDIEETALQTNLEAAEEIARQLRLRDIGGLIVIDFIDMTPAKNQRAVEEKVREALEADRARVQVGRISRFGLLEMSRQRLRPSLGESSGIVCPRCNGQGIIRDVESLSLAILRLIEEEALKDRTAEVRAQVPIPVAAFLLNEKRNSITKIELRTRARIIILPNDHLETPHFEVQRLRDDSPEVMTGQSSYEMTPAEVEDVQPAAATRTLVRQEAALKTTPPRAAAPTPAAAPAPLAPAAATAEPSLFKGLVKSLVSLFASKEEAAAPAAEEKPAERKPRSDEQRRGGRPQNRRDGNRGNRGSRDEERKPREERQPREAREPREPREERQPREAREVREPREPREERQPREAREGQEPRRERPPREAREPREERRPRELREPLDATATDEVRSEQPRNEERAERKPREERQPRPPREERQPRAEQAAAVAEEEVLENGEQLDDGQEGGEGGDRPRRRSRGQRRRSNRRERQRDADGNLIEGSEEGAEEEGTEGAVVVTAAVAGTALISAEAAPTSEQPNEVVESAPVSDSRNEATETAEAVVETAVAVEAPAVVVEAPFQTEAPAEVAAVEIAVVEAAPVVAEAAPVNVSTEEAAPAAAEVIVEAAAPVVSGGRAPNDPREVRRRQREAERLAAEAAAAPQAPVAVETPVAEVAEAAPVEAEAPAEAAVAQTPAIEQSETEAAAEEVPALLVETAQQQDAEEAKPQA; from the coding sequence ATGAAAAGAATGCTGATCAACGCCACTCAGCCCGAAGAGTTGCGTGTAGCCCTGGTAGACGGCCAGAAACTCTACGACCTGGACATCGAGTCCGGCGCCCGTGAGCAGAAAAAGGCCAACATCTATAAAGGCCGCATTACCCGCGTCGAGCCCAGCCTCGAAGCGGCTTTTGTCGACTTCGGCGCCGAGCGCCACGGCTTCCTGCCGCTGAAAGAAATCTCCCGCGAGTACTTCAGCAAGTCCCCGGAAGGCGGTCGCGTCAACATCAAGGAAGTCCTCAAGGAAGGCCAGGAAGTCATCGTCCAGGTCGAGAAGGAAGAGCGCGGCAACAAAGGCGCCGCCCTCACCACCTTCATCAGCCTGGCCGGTCGTTATCTGGTGCTGATGCCGAACAACCCACGTGCAGGCGGCATCTCCCGCCGCATCGAAGGCGAAGAGCGCAACGAACTGCGTGAAGCGCTGAACGGCCTCGACGCCCCGGGCGACATGGGCCTGATCGTGCGCACCGCCGGCCTCGGCCGCTCCAGCGACGAACTGCAGCTCGACCTCGATTACTTGGTGCAACTGTGGACCGCGATCAAGGAAGCCTCGCTGGATCGCGCCGCGCCGTTCCTGATCTATCAGGAATCCAACGTGATCATCCGCGCTATCCGCGACTACCTGCGCCAGGACATCGGCGAAGTCCTGGTCGATAGCGTCGAAGCCCAGGAAGAAGCCCTGTCCTTTATCCAGCAGGTCATGCCGCAGTACGCCAGCAAGATCAAGCTGTACGAAGACAGCGTGCCGCTGTTCAACCGCTTCCAGATCGAAAGCCAGATCGAAACCGCCTTCCAGCGCGAAGTGAAACTGCCGTCCGGCGGCTCCATCGTCATCGACCCGACCGAAGCCCTGGTGTCCATCGACATCAACTCGGCGCGTGCGACCAAAGGCGGCGACATCGAAGAAACCGCCCTGCAGACCAACCTGGAAGCGGCTGAAGAAATCGCCCGCCAGCTGCGCCTGCGTGACATCGGCGGCCTGATCGTGATCGACTTCATCGACATGACCCCGGCCAAGAACCAGCGCGCCGTGGAAGAGAAAGTCCGCGAAGCCCTGGAAGCCGACCGCGCCCGCGTGCAAGTCGGTCGCATCTCGCGCTTCGGCCTGCTGGAAATGTCCCGTCAGCGCCTGCGCCCGTCCCTGGGTGAAAGCAGCGGCATCGTCTGCCCGCGCTGCAACGGCCAAGGCATCATCCGCGACGTCGAATCGCTGTCGCTGGCAATCCTGCGCCTGATCGAAGAAGAAGCCCTGAAGGACCGTACCGCCGAAGTCCGCGCCCAGGTGCCGATCCCGGTTGCCGCCTTCCTGCTCAACGAGAAGCGCAACAGCATCACCAAGATCGAGCTGCGCACCCGCGCACGCATCATCATCCTGCCGAACGATCATCTGGAGACCCCGCACTTCGAAGTGCAGCGTCTGCGCGATGACAGCCCGGAAGTGATGACCGGTCAATCCAGCTACGAGATGACCCCGGCCGAAGTCGAAGACGTCCAGCCGGCAGCCGCCACCCGCACCCTGGTGCGTCAGGAAGCTGCGCTGAAAACCACTCCGCCACGCGCTGCTGCTCCGACCCCGGCTGCAGCGCCGGCCCCGCTGGCCCCAGCCGCAGCGACCGCGGAACCGAGCCTGTTCAAGGGCCTGGTCAAGTCGCTGGTCAGCCTGTTCGCCAGCAAGGAAGAGGCCGCCGCCCCGGCAGCCGAAGAGAAGCCGGCCGAACGTAAACCACGCAGCGATGAACAGCGTCGTGGTGGCCGTCCGCAGAACCGTCGCGACGGCAACCGTGGCAACCGCGGCAGCCGTGACGAAGAGCGTAAGCCGCGTGAAGAACGCCAGCCGCGCGAAGCCCGTGAACCGCGTGAGCCACGCGAAGAGCGCCAGCCCCGTGAAGCTCGTGAAGTCCGCGAGCCACGCGAGCCCCGTGAAGAGCGTCAGCCGCGCGAAGCCCGCGAGGGCCAGGAGCCACGCCGCGAGCGTCCGCCACGCGAAGCCCGTGAGCCGCGCGAAGAGCGTCGCCCACGCGAACTGCGCGAACCGCTGGATGCCACCGCCACTGACGAAGTCCGTAGCGAGCAACCGCGCAACGAAGAACGCGCCGAGCGCAAGCCACGTGAAGAGCGCCAACCGCGCCCGCCGCGTGAAGAGCGTCAGCCGCGTGCCGAACAGGCCGCTGCCGTAGCCGAAGAAGAAGTACTGGAAAACGGCGAGCAGCTCGATGATGGCCAGGAAGGTGGTGAAGGTGGCGATCGTCCGCGTCGTCGCTCCCGCGGTCAGCGTCGTCGCAGCAACCGTCGCGAGCGTCAGCGTGATGCTGATGGCAACCTGATCGAAGGCAGCGAAGAAGGTGCCGAAGAAGAAGGCACTGAAGGCGCCGTCGTCGTGACCGCTGCCGTTGCCGGCACCGCACTGATCAGCGCAGAAGCTGCACCGACCAGCGAGCAACCGAACGAAGTCGTGGAAAGCGCTCCGGTCAGCGACAGCCGCAACGAAGCTACTGAGACCGCCGAAGCCGTCGTTGAAACTGCCGTAGCAGTGGAAGCACCGGCCGTGGTGGTTGAAGCCCCCTTCCAGACCGAAGCCCCGGCCGAAGTTGCTGCGGTAGAAATCGCTGTCGTGGAAGCCGCCCCGGTGGTTGCTGAAGCTGCACCGGTCAACGTCAGCACTGAAGAAGCGGCCCCTGCCGCTGCCGAAGTGATTGTCGAGGCAGCCGCCCCGGTTGTCAGCGGTGGCCGCGCGCCGAACGACCCGCGTGAAGTGCGTCGTCGTCAGCGCGAAGCCGAGCGCCTGGCTGCCGAAGCCGCCGCTGCGCCGCAAGCACCAGTCGCGGTTGAGACACCGGTAGCCGAAGTGGCTGAAGCCGCCCCCGTCGAAGCCGAGGCACCTGCCGAAGCTGCCGTGGCGCAAACTCCGGCCATTGAGCAAAGCGAGACCGAGGCAGCAGCGGAAGAAGTTCCGGCCCTGCTCGTCGAGACCGCTCAGCAACAGGACGCGGAAGAAGCCAAGCCGCAAGCCTGA
- a CDS encoding HAD-IA family hydrolase, producing MKCGCVPWSGSVRDYRLLIFDWDGTLVDSIGRIVAAMRLAAEQCGLPQLDDAAIKGIIGLGLPEAIRSLYPQLEDYALVERFRAAYSDQYLLLESEPSALFPGVAESLEAFRAQGYRLAVATGKSRHGLQRVLQGRGWLDYFDVTRCADETASKPHPLMLQEILTHCRMAPEQALMVGDSVFDLQMASNAGIDSVAVGFGAQPLDSLRVHGPRLAINEFSELRTWLGAHIHEKTLGVGEYVG from the coding sequence ATGAAATGTGGGTGCGTACCCTGGAGCGGCTCGGTGCGTGACTATCGGCTGTTGATCTTCGATTGGGACGGCACGCTGGTGGATTCCATCGGTCGTATCGTGGCGGCCATGCGTCTGGCGGCCGAGCAGTGCGGCTTGCCGCAGCTTGATGATGCGGCGATCAAGGGCATTATCGGCTTGGGTTTGCCCGAGGCTATTCGCAGTCTGTATCCGCAGCTTGAGGATTACGCCTTGGTCGAGCGCTTTCGCGCTGCTTACAGCGATCAATATCTGCTGCTGGAGAGTGAGCCTTCGGCGCTGTTTCCTGGCGTAGCCGAGTCGCTTGAGGCGTTTCGTGCGCAGGGCTATCGCCTGGCGGTGGCGACTGGCAAGAGTCGCCATGGCCTGCAGCGGGTGCTGCAGGGGCGTGGCTGGCTGGATTATTTCGATGTCACTCGCTGCGCCGACGAGACGGCCAGCAAGCCGCATCCGCTGATGCTGCAGGAAATCCTCACCCATTGCCGCATGGCGCCCGAGCAGGCGCTGATGGTGGGGGATTCGGTATTCGATCTGCAGATGGCCAGCAATGCCGGTATCGATTCGGTGGCGGTGGGTTTCGGCGCGCAGCCGCTGGACAGTTTGCGGGTTCACGGGCCGCGCCTGGCAATCAATGAGTTTTCCGAGTTGCGCACCTGGTTGGGTGCGCACATACATGAAAAGACGCTTGGGGTGGGTGAATATGTCGGATGA